A stretch of Streptomyces vietnamensis DNA encodes these proteins:
- a CDS encoding bifunctional glycosyltransferase family 2/GtrA family protein: MRIHTIGEALPAREHLPVSAAGRPVLDVVVPVHNEEKDLEPCVRRLHEHLLRTFPYGFRITVADNASTDTTPDVAAALAAEVPEVRSVRLEQKGRGRALRTVWSASDAPVLAYMDVDLSTDLNALLPLVAPLISGHSDLAIGSRLARSSRVVRGPKREFISRAYNLILRSSLAARFSDAQCGFKAIRREVAERLLPMVEDTGWFFDTEMLVLAERAGLRIHEVPVDWIDDPDSTVHIVKTATDDLKGVWRVGRALATGSLPLDRLARPFGDDPRDRELNGVPGGLARQLVGFCVVGVLSTLFYLALYSAFRLGVGPQPANAAALLVSAVANTAANRRLTFGVRGRDRAVRHQAQGLVVFAIGLALTSGSLAALGAATGDPAHSTELAVLIVANLAATVLRFLLFRLWVFPDRASARNER; encoded by the coding sequence ATGCGAATCCACACCATCGGGGAAGCCCTCCCCGCCCGGGAACACCTTCCGGTGAGCGCCGCCGGGCGGCCCGTCCTGGACGTGGTCGTCCCCGTCCACAACGAGGAGAAGGACCTGGAGCCGTGCGTCCGCCGGCTCCACGAGCACCTCCTCCGGACCTTCCCGTACGGCTTCCGCATCACCGTCGCCGACAACGCCTCCACCGACACGACGCCCGACGTCGCCGCCGCCCTCGCGGCCGAGGTGCCCGAGGTGCGTTCGGTACGCCTCGAACAGAAGGGCCGAGGCCGGGCGCTGCGGACCGTGTGGTCGGCCTCGGACGCGCCCGTCCTCGCCTACATGGACGTGGACCTGTCCACCGACCTCAACGCGCTGCTCCCGCTGGTCGCACCGCTCATCTCCGGCCACTCGGACCTGGCGATCGGCTCCCGGCTCGCCCGCTCCTCGCGGGTGGTGCGCGGGCCGAAGCGGGAGTTCATCTCGCGCGCCTACAACCTGATCCTGCGCTCCTCCCTCGCCGCCCGGTTCTCCGACGCGCAGTGCGGCTTCAAGGCCATACGGCGGGAGGTCGCCGAGCGACTCCTTCCGATGGTGGAGGACACCGGCTGGTTCTTCGACACCGAGATGCTGGTCCTCGCCGAGCGGGCCGGGCTCCGCATCCACGAGGTGCCGGTCGACTGGATCGACGACCCCGACTCCACCGTCCACATCGTGAAGACCGCCACCGACGACCTGAAGGGCGTGTGGCGGGTGGGGCGGGCCCTCGCGACCGGTTCGCTGCCCCTCGACCGGCTCGCCCGGCCGTTCGGCGACGACCCCCGGGACCGCGAGCTGAACGGCGTGCCGGGCGGCCTCGCCCGCCAGCTCGTCGGCTTCTGCGTGGTCGGCGTCCTGTCCACGCTCTTCTACCTCGCGCTGTACTCGGCCTTCCGCCTCGGCGTCGGCCCGCAGCCCGCCAACGCCGCCGCCCTCCTCGTCTCCGCCGTCGCCAACACGGCCGCCAACCGGCGCCTCACCTTCGGCGTACGGGGCCGGGACCGGGCCGTCCGCCACCAGGCGCAGGGGCTCGTGGTCTTCGCCATCGGCCTCGCCCTGACCAGCGGTTCGCTCGCCGCCCTCGGCGCGGCGACCGGCGATCCGGCGCACTCCACCGAGCTCGCCGTCCTGATCGTCGCCAACCTCGCCGCGACCGTCCTGCGCTTCCTCCTCTTCCGGCTCTGGGTCTTCCCGGACCGCGCTTCAGCAAGGAACGAACGATGA
- a CDS encoding DUF2797 domain-containing protein has protein sequence MEWWCRGIGWGGGVPGLRWRGGRVSALAYGQRLAFRAVGVRRCPGARGNPCPLEAAVPGRATGGRCPECARLDRAHSVAADTIADDPQPYRVYLAWFGPGMTKVGITAEARGEARLLEQGAVAFSWLGRGPLMAARRTEEVLRQALGVPDRVAYERKRAARHALPPTEDRAREVEELYRRARAVGGWTETLEPLEFAARDHVGVFRLDGLPRLDGTVAELVDGGVVIGRLLAAAGPDLHLLAPDGRCLALDTRLTGGWILEAAGEGEGFSVPVTAVAPVVESAQEGLF, from the coding sequence GTGGAGTGGTGGTGCCGGGGGATCGGCTGGGGCGGCGGGGTGCCCGGGCTGCGGTGGCGGGGAGGCCGCGTCAGTGCGCTCGCGTACGGGCAGCGGCTCGCCTTCCGGGCCGTCGGGGTCCGGCGGTGTCCCGGGGCCCGGGGGAACCCCTGCCCCCTGGAGGCCGCCGTCCCCGGGCGGGCCACCGGCGGGCGGTGCCCGGAGTGCGCGCGGCTCGACCGGGCCCACTCCGTCGCGGCCGACACGATCGCGGACGACCCGCAGCCGTACCGCGTCTACCTGGCCTGGTTCGGGCCCGGGATGACCAAGGTGGGGATCACCGCCGAGGCCCGGGGCGAGGCCCGGCTCCTGGAACAGGGGGCCGTCGCGTTCAGCTGGCTCGGCCGGGGCCCGCTCATGGCCGCCCGGCGCACCGAGGAGGTCCTGCGGCAGGCCCTCGGCGTGCCCGACCGGGTCGCGTACGAGCGGAAGCGGGCCGCCCGGCACGCCCTGCCGCCCACCGAGGACCGGGCCCGCGAGGTCGAGGAGCTGTACCGGCGCGCGCGGGCGGTCGGCGGCTGGACGGAGACCCTGGAGCCGCTGGAGTTCGCCGCGCGCGACCACGTGGGGGTGTTCCGTCTCGACGGGCTGCCGCGCCTCGACGGCACGGTCGCCGAGCTCGTCGACGGCGGCGTCGTCATCGGACGGCTGCTCGCCGCCGCCGGCCCCGACCTGCACCTCCTCGCCCCCGACGGACGCTGCCTCGCCCTCGACACCCGGCTCACGGGCGGCTGGATCCTCGAGGCGGCCGGGGAGGGGGAGGGCTTCTCCGTGCCGGTGACGGCGGTGGCTCCGGTGGTCGAGAGCGCCCAGGAGGGGCTTTTCTGA
- a CDS encoding BRO family protein yields the protein MDAIDIDDLVHVATGARLRRLTAPDGSHWFPVVDVAKRLGYAGTREALRTVTLPEECLAAARDLDGGAGFPGRSAGIRASTRMVSLEGLVQLVGACRRPEAGPFRAWTAGVVAAVQRYGGYGLEPSPVHAGFLLPPELVDVLVRLESRFDEHVEYAEHVAYAELLRETRQSLSRVADSLERLAVPRQRTGAAVALTPQQLVESWAITGDMRTVASCLAPALVRGGVRYRPQDVTRRTGLSGERVRDCVRLLLERGCMREVGRPAPDGTRIYVLP from the coding sequence ATGGATGCGATCGACATCGATGACCTGGTGCACGTCGCCACCGGAGCACGACTGCGGCGGCTGACCGCGCCGGACGGGTCCCACTGGTTCCCGGTGGTGGACGTGGCGAAACGGCTCGGATACGCGGGGACGCGCGAGGCGCTGCGGACCGTGACGCTGCCCGAGGAGTGCCTGGCGGCCGCGCGGGACCTCGACGGGGGCGCGGGGTTCCCCGGCCGGTCCGCCGGGATCCGGGCGTCGACCCGGATGGTGAGCCTGGAGGGTCTCGTCCAGCTCGTCGGGGCGTGCAGGAGACCGGAGGCCGGACCGTTCCGGGCGTGGACGGCGGGGGTGGTGGCGGCGGTCCAGCGGTACGGCGGGTACGGGCTCGAACCCTCGCCGGTGCACGCCGGGTTCCTGCTGCCGCCGGAGCTCGTCGACGTCCTCGTACGGCTCGAGAGCCGGTTCGACGAGCACGTCGAGTACGCCGAGCACGTCGCGTACGCGGAGCTGCTCCGCGAGACCCGGCAGAGCCTCTCCAGGGTCGCCGACTCCCTGGAGCGCCTCGCCGTGCCCCGCCAGCGCACCGGCGCCGCCGTCGCGCTCACCCCGCAGCAGCTCGTCGAGTCCTGGGCCATCACCGGGGACATGCGGACGGTCGCCTCCTGCCTGGCGCCCGCGCTCGTCCGGGGCGGGGTGCGCTACCGGCCCCAGGACGTCACCCGCCGCACCGGCCTCTCCGGCGAACGCGTCCGCGACTGCGTCCGCCTCCTCCTGGAACGCGGCTGCATGCGCGAGGTGGGCCGCCCGGCCCCGGACGGGACCCGCATCTACGTGCTGCCGTGA
- a CDS encoding amidohydrolase family protein, giving the protein MSASETEALLTRLGIPGLVDVHTHFMPQNVLDKVWAYFDAVGPLTGVEWPITYREEEERRLALLRGFGAVAFTAMLYPHKPGMAAWLNSWAADFAARTPDCLHTATLFPEPGVAEYVHQALDAGARVFKAHLQVGGFDPTDLALDSSWGALADSGTPVVVHCGSGPSPGKFTGPGPMARLLARHPRLRVIVAHMGMPEYGDFLDLAQRYEGVHLDTTMAFTDFSERLAPFPEAERGRLLDLGDRILLGSDFPNIPYPYAHQLHALERLGLGDDWLRRVLYENGAALFHVKP; this is encoded by the coding sequence TTGAGCGCGAGTGAGACCGAAGCACTGCTGACGCGGCTCGGGATCCCCGGGCTCGTCGACGTGCACACGCACTTCATGCCGCAGAACGTCCTCGACAAGGTCTGGGCGTACTTCGACGCCGTAGGGCCCCTGACCGGCGTGGAGTGGCCCATCACCTACCGCGAGGAGGAGGAGCGCCGGCTCGCCCTCCTGCGCGGGTTCGGTGCGGTCGCCTTCACCGCGATGCTCTACCCGCACAAGCCCGGCATGGCCGCCTGGCTGAACTCCTGGGCCGCCGATTTCGCCGCCCGCACCCCCGACTGCCTGCACACGGCGACCCTCTTCCCCGAGCCGGGCGTCGCCGAATACGTCCACCAGGCCCTCGACGCCGGCGCCCGGGTCTTCAAGGCGCACCTCCAGGTCGGCGGCTTCGACCCGACCGACCTCGCGCTCGACAGCTCCTGGGGCGCCCTCGCCGACAGCGGCACCCCCGTCGTCGTGCACTGCGGCTCGGGCCCCAGCCCGGGGAAGTTCACCGGACCCGGGCCCATGGCGCGGCTGCTCGCCCGCCATCCCCGGCTGCGGGTGATCGTCGCCCACATGGGGATGCCCGAGTACGGCGACTTCCTCGACCTCGCCCAGCGGTACGAGGGCGTCCACCTCGACACCACCATGGCCTTCACCGACTTCAGCGAGCGGCTCGCGCCCTTCCCCGAGGCCGAGCGCGGGCGGCTCCTCGACCTCGGCGACCGGATCCTCCTCGGCTCGGACTTCCCGAACATCCCGTACCCGTACGCCCACCAGCTCCACGCCCTCGAACGCCTCGGGCTCGGGGACGACTGGCTCCGGCGGGTCCTGTACGAGAACGGAGCCGCGCTGTTTCACGTGAAACCCTGA
- a CDS encoding sensor histidine kinase, with amino-acid sequence MRVRRGRPWSLRTRLVVSAVALIAVVAAVIGTVTAIAFRSYLYDQADEQVHDIADRAAGPPVGAPLAPGSPGSVHLKDPLMFLQGPGTLGTLGAVLKDGEVTSAGYSAEAGGSGPYERLIRVSMLDAAQRAALAAVPRDGRPHTVEMPGGLGSYRVEYAAGERGELLAGIPLTEVEDALSTLVLVELSVTGAALVAASLAGTVLVRIALRPLRRVAITARQVARLPLHSGEVALHQRVPEAEADPRTEVGQVGAALNRMLDHVHSALDARQQSETRVRQFVADASHELRTPLASIRGYAELTRRGHEECGPDTRHALLRIESEAARMTGLVEDLLLLARLDAGRPLSYETADLVPLVVDAVSDARAAGPDHHWRLELPTDGAVVRADVARLQQVLVNLLANARTHTPPGTKVTARVRAEGSAVLVDVEDEGPGIPPELLPAVFERFARGDASRSRHAGSTGLGLAIVRAVVLAHGGDVDVESVPGRTVFTVRLPAAQDSQAGHRLITQP; translated from the coding sequence GTGCGCGTACGACGTGGGCGGCCGTGGTCGCTGCGGACCCGGCTCGTCGTCTCGGCGGTCGCGCTGATCGCGGTCGTCGCGGCGGTGATCGGCACGGTGACGGCCATCGCGTTCCGCTCGTACCTGTACGACCAGGCCGACGAGCAGGTCCACGACATCGCGGACCGGGCGGCGGGGCCGCCGGTCGGCGCGCCCCTGGCGCCCGGCTCACCCGGCTCGGTCCACCTGAAGGACCCCCTCATGTTCCTCCAGGGACCCGGCACCCTCGGCACCCTCGGCGCGGTCCTCAAGGACGGCGAGGTGACCTCGGCCGGGTACTCGGCGGAGGCCGGGGGCAGTGGGCCGTACGAGCGGCTCATTCGGGTCAGCATGCTCGACGCGGCCCAGCGGGCCGCGCTCGCCGCCGTTCCTCGCGACGGCCGGCCGCACACCGTGGAAATGCCCGGGGGCCTCGGCTCGTACCGGGTCGAGTACGCGGCCGGGGAACGCGGCGAGCTTCTCGCCGGCATCCCCCTCACCGAGGTCGAGGACGCCCTCTCCACCCTCGTCCTCGTCGAGCTGAGCGTCACCGGCGCCGCGCTCGTCGCGGCCTCGCTCGCCGGGACCGTGCTCGTCCGGATCGCCCTCCGTCCACTGCGCCGGGTCGCCATCACCGCCCGTCAGGTCGCCCGACTCCCGCTGCACAGCGGAGAGGTGGCGCTCCATCAGCGCGTCCCGGAGGCCGAGGCGGACCCGCGCACCGAGGTCGGCCAGGTCGGCGCGGCCCTCAACCGGATGCTCGACCACGTCCACTCGGCCCTCGACGCCCGCCAGCAGAGCGAGACCCGGGTGCGGCAGTTCGTCGCGGACGCCAGCCACGAGCTGCGCACCCCGCTCGCCTCGATCCGGGGCTACGCCGAACTCACCCGGCGCGGCCACGAGGAGTGCGGCCCCGACACCCGGCACGCCCTCCTGCGCATCGAGTCCGAGGCGGCCCGGATGACGGGCCTGGTCGAGGACCTCCTGCTGCTCGCCCGGCTCGACGCCGGCCGCCCCCTCTCGTACGAGACCGCCGACCTCGTCCCGCTCGTCGTGGACGCCGTCAGCGACGCCCGTGCCGCCGGACCCGACCACCACTGGCGCCTCGAACTGCCCACGGACGGCGCGGTCGTACGGGCCGACGTCGCCCGGCTCCAGCAGGTCCTGGTCAACCTCCTCGCCAACGCCCGCACCCACACCCCGCCCGGCACCAAGGTCACCGCCCGTGTGCGTGCGGAGGGCTCGGCCGTGCTCGTCGACGTCGAGGACGAGGGTCCCGGCATCCCGCCCGAGCTGCTCCCCGCCGTCTTCGAGCGCTTCGCACGCGGCGACGCCTCCCGTTCCCGGCACGCCGGCTCCACCGGCCTCGGCCTCGCCATCGTGCGTGCCGTCGTGCTCGCCCACGGCGGCGACGTGGACGTCGAGAGCGTCCCCGGCCGGACCGTCTTCACCGTCCGGCTCCCCGCAGCACAGGACTCACAGGCAGGGCACAGGCTCATCACACAGCCGTGA
- a CDS encoding response regulator transcription factor, which yields MTVTTRRTGTRADMLRADGTAVRVLVVDDEASLAELLSMALRYEGWQVRSAGDGAAALRSAREFRPDVVILDVMLPDVDGLSLLGSIRRELPDVPVLFLTAKDAVEDRIAGLTAGGDDYVTKPFSLEEVVARLRGLIRRSGAAQTRSESLLAVGDLTLDEDSHEVTRGGDSIHLTATEFELLRYLMRNPRRVLSKAQILDRVWSYDFGGQANVVELYISYLRRKIDAGRSPMIHTRRGAGYLIKPGE from the coding sequence ATGACCGTCACCACACGCCGCACCGGCACCCGCGCCGACATGCTCCGCGCCGACGGAACCGCCGTCCGGGTCCTCGTCGTCGACGACGAGGCCTCGCTCGCCGAGCTGCTCTCCATGGCCCTGCGCTACGAGGGCTGGCAGGTCCGCAGCGCCGGGGACGGGGCCGCCGCGCTCCGCTCCGCGCGCGAGTTCCGGCCCGACGTCGTCATCCTCGACGTCATGCTCCCGGACGTGGACGGGCTGAGCCTGCTCGGCTCGATCCGCCGCGAGCTGCCCGACGTGCCCGTGCTGTTCCTGACCGCGAAGGACGCCGTCGAGGACCGCATCGCCGGGCTCACCGCCGGCGGCGACGACTACGTCACCAAGCCCTTCAGCCTGGAGGAGGTCGTGGCCCGGCTGCGCGGCCTCATCCGCAGGTCCGGGGCCGCGCAGACGCGCAGCGAGTCCCTGCTCGCCGTCGGGGACCTGACCCTCGACGAGGACAGCCACGAGGTCACCCGGGGCGGCGACTCCATCCACCTCACCGCGACCGAGTTCGAGCTGCTGCGCTACCTCATGCGCAATCCGCGCCGGGTGCTCAGCAAGGCGCAGATCCTCGACCGGGTCTGGTCGTACGACTTCGGCGGCCAGGCCAACGTCGTCGAGCTCTACATCTCCTATCTGCGCCGGAAGATCGACGCGGGACGGTCCCCGATGATCCACACCCGGCGGGGGGCCGGCTATCTGATCAAGCCCGGGGAGTAG
- the sigJ gene encoding RNA polymerase sigma factor SigJ, protein MPLTLSDVDRFEASRPRLEAIAYRLLGSASEAEDAVQDTFLRWQAADVDRIEVPEAWLTKVLTNLCLNQLTSARARRETYVGEWLPEPLLVGDPMLGPADTAEQRESVSYAVLAVMERLSPNERAVYVLREAFDYPHREIAEILDITEAASQQIFHRAKKHVAAGKARTEIDEAEARRIVEEFLAAATSGRTEPLVRLLTGDAIAIGDGGGKVPARARAFEGALAVATFMRGLFKPSTAKRKVIGGSPDVYATTANGVPAAVAVLDGRVVGIMCLEVTAEGITAFRNQVNPDKLERATRHWAATDHGEPLLTAAF, encoded by the coding sequence ATGCCTCTGACCTTGAGCGACGTGGACCGCTTCGAGGCCTCCAGGCCCCGCCTGGAGGCGATCGCCTACCGTCTCCTCGGCTCGGCGAGCGAGGCCGAGGACGCCGTGCAGGACACGTTCCTGCGCTGGCAGGCCGCCGACGTCGACCGCATCGAGGTCCCCGAGGCCTGGCTGACGAAGGTCCTCACCAACCTGTGCCTCAACCAGCTCACCTCGGCCCGCGCCCGCCGCGAGACGTACGTGGGCGAGTGGCTGCCGGAGCCGCTGCTCGTCGGCGACCCGATGCTCGGCCCCGCCGACACCGCCGAGCAGCGCGAATCGGTCTCGTACGCGGTCCTCGCCGTCATGGAGCGCCTCTCCCCCAACGAACGCGCGGTGTACGTGCTGCGGGAGGCCTTCGACTACCCGCACCGGGAGATCGCCGAGATCCTCGACATCACCGAGGCCGCCAGCCAGCAGATCTTCCACCGCGCGAAGAAGCACGTCGCCGCCGGCAAGGCCCGTACGGAGATCGACGAGGCCGAGGCCCGGCGGATCGTCGAGGAGTTCCTCGCGGCCGCCACCAGCGGCCGTACCGAGCCGCTCGTACGGCTGCTCACGGGCGACGCCATCGCGATCGGCGACGGCGGCGGCAAGGTCCCGGCGCGCGCCAGGGCGTTCGAGGGCGCGCTCGCGGTCGCGACGTTCATGCGGGGCCTGTTCAAGCCCAGTACCGCCAAGCGGAAGGTCATCGGCGGTTCGCCCGACGTCTACGCGACGACCGCCAACGGCGTCCCCGCCGCGGTCGCGGTGCTCGACGGCCGGGTCGTCGGCATCATGTGCCTGGAGGTCACGGCCGAGGGCATCACCGCCTTCCGCAACCAGGTGAACCCGGACAAGCTGGAGCGTGCGACGAGGCACTGGGCGGCCACGGACCACGGAGAGCCCCTGCTGACGGCGGCCTTCTGA
- a CDS encoding DUF6578 domain-containing protein — MALTVWVDGWQIQCCGESFAPGDVVSWTLLEVGPEDYADVVGGERAAGIGFREEHHGRQEGRAPLSVEVVSIVEVHCRYGVSPGATDKANRPVPGTTVLVPVEEADGWAKARPGVSFAGYLVTARRAADGPEGAAARGR; from the coding sequence ATGGCGTTGACGGTGTGGGTCGACGGCTGGCAGATCCAGTGCTGCGGAGAGAGCTTCGCGCCCGGGGACGTCGTCTCGTGGACGCTGCTGGAGGTCGGCCCGGAGGACTACGCCGACGTCGTCGGTGGCGAGCGTGCGGCCGGGATCGGTTTCCGCGAGGAGCATCACGGCCGGCAGGAGGGGCGCGCGCCCCTCTCGGTGGAGGTGGTGTCGATCGTCGAGGTGCACTGCCGTTACGGGGTGTCCCCGGGCGCCACGGACAAGGCGAACCGCCCCGTTCCGGGGACGACCGTGCTGGTTCCGGTCGAGGAGGCGGACGGATGGGCGAAGGCCAGGCCGGGCGTGAGCTTCGCGGGCTATCTGGTGACCGCCCGGCGCGCCGCGGACGGGCCGGAAGGCGCGGCTGCGCGCGGTCGATGA
- a CDS encoding NAD(P)/FAD-dependent oxidoreductase gives MQQHRIIVLGAGYTGAIAAGRLAKQLHREDVAITLVNAEPDFVERVRLHQLAVGQELTPRPFSEMFAGTGVELKLARVTAVDADRRTVTVEGANGAEELAYDTLVYALGSGWNTQGVPGTAEHAHEISSRPGALRLRERLAALEAGQSVVVVGGGLTGLEAATEIAEARPDLDVALAARGGLGDWLSDKGRAHVRKVFAGLGITAYEHTAVTAVEADHVTTADGKTIPAAVTVWTTGFAVHPIARATTLEVAENGQIMVDETMRSVSHPDVYAVGDAALAMGPGDKPLRMSCASGTPMAWQAADAIAARLTGGKLPKTPLRYFNQCISLGRRDGLIQYVTADDRSVSAALTGRLAARYKELICKGAAWGVANPKLGIPTRPRRVLRTPVGATA, from the coding sequence ATGCAGCAGCACCGGATCATCGTCCTCGGGGCCGGCTACACCGGAGCCATCGCCGCCGGGCGCCTCGCCAAGCAGCTCCACCGCGAGGACGTGGCCATCACCCTCGTCAACGCCGAGCCCGACTTCGTCGAGCGGGTCAGGCTGCACCAGCTGGCGGTCGGCCAGGAGCTCACGCCCCGGCCCTTCAGCGAGATGTTCGCCGGCACCGGCGTCGAGCTGAAGCTCGCGAGGGTGACCGCCGTCGACGCCGACCGCAGGACGGTCACGGTCGAGGGCGCGAACGGCGCCGAGGAACTCGCGTACGACACCCTCGTCTACGCCCTCGGCAGCGGCTGGAACACCCAGGGCGTCCCCGGCACCGCCGAGCACGCCCACGAGATCTCCAGCCGCCCCGGCGCGCTCCGGCTGCGCGAGCGCCTGGCCGCCCTGGAGGCCGGGCAGTCCGTGGTCGTCGTCGGCGGCGGCCTCACCGGCCTGGAGGCCGCCACGGAGATCGCCGAGGCCCGCCCGGACCTGGACGTCGCGCTCGCGGCCCGCGGCGGGCTCGGCGACTGGCTCTCGGACAAGGGCCGTGCGCACGTACGGAAGGTCTTCGCCGGCCTCGGCATCACGGCGTACGAGCACACCGCCGTCACCGCGGTCGAGGCGGACCACGTGACCACGGCCGACGGCAAGACGATCCCGGCCGCGGTCACCGTCTGGACCACCGGCTTCGCGGTGCACCCGATCGCGCGGGCCACCACCCTGGAGGTCGCCGAGAACGGCCAGATCATGGTGGACGAGACGATGCGCTCGGTCTCCCACCCTGACGTGTACGCCGTCGGCGACGCGGCCCTGGCGATGGGTCCGGGCGACAAGCCGCTGCGGATGTCGTGCGCCTCGGGCACCCCGATGGCCTGGCAGGCGGCCGACGCCATCGCGGCCCGCCTGACGGGCGGGAAGCTCCCGAAGACGCCGCTGCGCTACTTCAACCAGTGCATCTCGCTGGGCCGCAGGGACGGCCTGATCCAGTACGTCACCGCCGACGACCGCTCGGTCAGCGCGGCCCTGACCGGCCGACTCGCCGCCCGCTACAAGGAGCTGATCTGCAAGGGCGCGGCCTGGGGCGTCGCCAACCCGAAGCTCGGCATCCCGACCCGCCCCCGCCGCGTCCTGCGCACCCCCGTCGGGGCCACGGCCTGA
- a CDS encoding antibiotic biosynthesis monooxygenase family protein gives MTQKLVAGIEPPYYTAVFTSIRPDAPEGYAETSVRMQEIVRDIPGFLGYESARTPGGIGITVAYFRDLEALDTWRLHTEHQAAKAHGRKHWYDSYSVHIGKVERSYSFERE, from the coding sequence ATGACCCAGAAGCTCGTGGCGGGCATCGAACCGCCTTACTACACCGCTGTCTTCACCTCGATCCGTCCCGACGCCCCCGAGGGCTACGCCGAGACCTCCGTCCGGATGCAGGAGATCGTCCGGGACATCCCCGGCTTCCTCGGCTACGAGTCCGCCCGCACCCCCGGCGGCATCGGCATCACCGTCGCCTACTTCCGCGACCTGGAGGCCCTCGACACCTGGCGCCTCCACACCGAGCACCAGGCCGCCAAGGCGCACGGGCGGAAGCACTGGTACGACAGCTACAGCGTCCACATCGGCAAGGTCGAGCGGAGTTACAGCTTTGAGCGCGAGTGA